In Streptomyces sp. NBC_01551, one DNA window encodes the following:
- a CDS encoding rhomboid family intramembrane serine protease has translation MDTDRLPGCYRHPDRDTGIRCTRCERPICPECMISASVGFQCPECVREGSGTGHRPDANRPRTLAGGAVAADPHLVTKILIGINVAVFVLGFLAPPLVVQAELLGRYVEFLGGPVQGVSTGEYYRLLTSVFLHVEWWHIASNMLGLWVIGGPLEAALGRSRYLAVYLLSGLGASAFVYLLTPPYVPTVGASGAIFGLLGATVVLVRRLRYEMRPVITMVVLMLVLTFVPFGGLSVSWQAHVGGLITGALVAVGLLRPATGRSRTLIQWGTCAAVFLLAVALVLVRTAELT, from the coding sequence ATGGACACCGACCGCCTCCCGGGCTGTTATCGCCACCCGGACCGCGATACGGGGATTCGCTGCACCCGCTGCGAGCGCCCCATCTGCCCGGAGTGCATGATCAGCGCCTCGGTCGGCTTCCAGTGCCCCGAATGCGTCCGCGAGGGTTCCGGCACGGGCCACCGGCCGGACGCCAACCGCCCGCGCACCCTCGCGGGCGGGGCGGTCGCCGCCGACCCCCACCTCGTCACCAAGATCCTGATCGGGATCAATGTCGCGGTGTTCGTGCTGGGCTTCCTCGCGCCGCCGCTGGTCGTGCAGGCGGAGTTGCTCGGCCGTTACGTGGAATTCCTCGGCGGGCCCGTCCAGGGGGTCTCGACCGGCGAGTACTACCGGCTGCTGACCTCGGTGTTCCTGCACGTGGAGTGGTGGCACATCGCGAGCAACATGCTCGGGCTGTGGGTGATCGGCGGCCCGCTGGAGGCGGCCCTGGGCCGGTCCCGCTACCTCGCCGTCTACCTGCTGTCGGGCCTGGGCGCCAGCGCCTTCGTCTACCTGCTGACTCCGCCGTACGTTCCGACGGTCGGCGCGTCGGGCGCCATCTTCGGCCTGCTCGGCGCCACCGTCGTGCTGGTGCGCCGGCTGCGGTACGAGATGCGGCCCGTGATCACGATGGTCGTGCTCATGCTGGTGCTGACCTTCGTGCCGTTCGGCGGTCTGAGCGTGTCGTGGCAGGCCCACGTGGGCGGTCTGATCACGGGCGCGCTGGTCGCCGTGGGCCTGCTGCGGCCCGCGACGGGCCGCAGCCGCACCCTCATCCAGTGGGGCACCTGTGCGGCGGTGTTCCTGCTGGCAGTCGCCCTGGTCCTGGTCCGGACGGCCGAACTCACCTGA
- the crgA gene encoding cell division protein CrgA: protein MPKSRIRKKDDYTPPPAKQAQTIRLTNRSWVAPVMLAFFLIGLAWIVVFYVTDTQLPIEALGNWNIVVGFGFIAAGFGVSTQWK, encoded by the coding sequence GTGCCGAAGTCACGTATCCGCAAGAAGGACGACTACACGCCGCCGCCGGCGAAGCAGGCGCAGACCATCAGGCTGACCAACCGCAGCTGGGTCGCCCCGGTGATGCTGGCCTTCTTCCTGATCGGTCTGGCCTGGATTGTCGTCTTTTACGTGACCGACACCCAGCTGCCGATCGAGGCGCTGGGCAATTGGAACATCGTGGTCGGTTTCGGATTCATCGCAGCGGGATTCGGCGTCTCCACGCAGTGGAAGTAA
- a CDS encoding class E sortase, with product MSRSRRRAAAPTTGNRSVLAGFLSLLGEFLITVGLVLGLFVAYSLWWTNVLADRQAAARGDEIRQAWTQSPPAGAAAGPGALDTQGGVGFLHVPAMKNGEVLVKRGTAPDVLNDGVAGYYTEPVKSGLPWDASGNFSLAAHRDGHGAKFHNIDKVKNGDAVVFETRDTWYVYKVFAELRQTSKYNVDVISAVPKESGKTAPGRYITLTTCTPVYTSKYRYIVWGELVRTEKVDAKRTPPAELR from the coding sequence GTGTCTCGTTCCCGCCGCCGCGCCGCGGCACCGACGACCGGCAACCGCAGCGTGCTCGCGGGGTTCCTGAGCCTGCTGGGCGAGTTCCTGATCACCGTCGGCCTGGTGCTGGGCCTGTTCGTGGCGTACTCGCTGTGGTGGACGAACGTCCTGGCGGACCGGCAGGCGGCGGCGCGGGGCGACGAGATCCGCCAGGCGTGGACGCAGTCGCCGCCGGCGGGCGCGGCCGCGGGGCCGGGGGCGCTGGACACGCAGGGCGGGGTCGGGTTCCTGCACGTCCCGGCGATGAAGAACGGCGAGGTGCTGGTCAAGCGGGGCACGGCGCCGGACGTCCTGAACGACGGTGTCGCGGGGTACTACACGGAGCCGGTGAAGTCGGGGCTGCCGTGGGACGCGTCGGGGAACTTCTCGCTGGCGGCGCACCGGGACGGGCACGGGGCGAAGTTCCACAACATCGACAAGGTGAAGAACGGCGACGCGGTCGTCTTCGAGACGCGGGACACCTGGTACGTCTACAAGGTGTTCGCGGAGCTGCGGCAGACGTCGAAGTACAACGTGGACGTGATCTCCGCCGTGCCGAAGGAGTCGGGCAAGACGGCTCCGGGCCGGTACATCACGCTGACGACCTGCACGCCGGTGTACACCTCGAAGTACCGCTACATCGTGTGGGGCGAGCTGGTGCGGACGGAAAAGGTCGATGCGAAGCGCACGCCGCCGGCAGAACTGCGCTGA
- a CDS encoding LysM peptidoglycan-binding domain-containing protein: MGIFDFLKSDKKKAHEAADKTKEQLEQQAAATSAPAAGSPSAMGGKYVDAAEATKAAAERMAASAPPKPVTHTPTPGSAAHKSVPAAPEPPATHSRPAPPQAMHAPHTPTPGSAAHKSVPAAPTKPAPAAKKRTYTVKSGDSLSAIARRELGNEARWRELYAMNRGVVGSNPDLIRPGMVLTLPN; the protein is encoded by the coding sequence ATGGGAATCTTCGACTTCCTGAAATCCGACAAGAAGAAGGCGCACGAGGCCGCCGACAAGACGAAGGAGCAGCTGGAGCAGCAGGCCGCCGCGACGTCGGCTCCCGCGGCGGGCTCACCCTCCGCCATGGGCGGGAAGTACGTGGACGCCGCCGAGGCCACCAAGGCCGCCGCCGAGCGCATGGCCGCGTCGGCGCCGCCGAAGCCCGTGACGCACACGCCCACCCCCGGGTCGGCCGCGCACAAGTCCGTCCCGGCGGCCCCCGAACCCCCCGCCACGCACTCCAGGCCGGCGCCGCCGCAGGCCATGCACGCGCCGCACACGCCCACGCCCGGGTCGGCGGCGCACAAGTCGGTCCCGGCGGCCCCCACGAAGCCCGCGCCCGCCGCCAAGAAGCGCACGTACACCGTCAAGTCCGGTGACTCGCTCTCCGCGATCGCCCGCCGCGAGCTCGGCAACGAGGCGCGCTGGCGCGAGCTCTACGCCATGAACCGGGGCGTCGTCGGTTCCAACCCCGACCTCATCCGGCCGGGCATGGTCCTCACCCTCCCGAATTGA
- a CDS encoding aminodeoxychorismate/anthranilate synthase component II: MSARILVVDNYDSFVFNLVQYLYQLGAECEVLRNDQVALSHAQDGFDGVLLSPGPGTPEEAGVCVDMVRHCADTGVPVFGVCLGMQSMAVAYGGVVGRAPELLHGKTSPVVHEGQGVFAGLPSPFTATRYHSLAAEPGTLPDALEVTARTEDGIIMGLRHREHDVEGVQFHPESVLTEWGHRMLANWLVRCGDAGAVERSVGLAPVVGKAVA; the protein is encoded by the coding sequence GTGAGCGCGCGCATTCTGGTGGTCGACAACTACGACAGCTTTGTCTTCAACCTGGTCCAGTACCTCTACCAGCTCGGCGCCGAATGCGAGGTGCTGCGCAACGACCAGGTCGCGCTCTCGCACGCCCAGGACGGTTTCGACGGGGTTCTGCTGTCGCCCGGGCCGGGCACCCCGGAAGAGGCCGGGGTCTGCGTCGACATGGTGCGGCACTGCGCGGACACGGGCGTTCCGGTCTTCGGCGTCTGCCTCGGCATGCAGTCGATGGCCGTCGCCTACGGAGGGGTCGTGGGCCGGGCGCCCGAGCTGCTGCACGGCAAGACCTCGCCGGTGGTCCACGAGGGCCAGGGCGTCTTCGCGGGGCTGCCCTCGCCGTTCACCGCGACCCGCTACCACTCCCTCGCCGCCGAGCCGGGGACCCTGCCCGACGCGCTGGAGGTCACGGCGCGCACCGAGGACGGGATCATCATGGGGCTGCGGCACCGGGAGCACGACGTGGAGGGTGTGCAGTTCCACCCCGAGTCGGTGCTGACCGAGTGGGGGCACCGGATGCTCGCGAACTGGCTGGTGCGGTGCGGTGACGCGGGCGCGGTGGAGCGGTCGGTGGGGCTGGCCCCGGTGGTGGGCAAGGCCGTCGCGTGA
- a CDS encoding DUF881 domain-containing protein → MSNSDDSSAGPRRRLRPVRLLTAAVFALAGLIFVTSFNTSKGTNIRTDASLLKLSDLIHERSQNNAQLEQSTAVARGRVDALADRGDSSTKAEDAKLAALRTASGTEELTGKGLTVTLNDAPPGATARIPNVPEPQPNDLVIHQQDLQAVVNALWQGGAEGIQVMDQRLIATSAVRCVGNTLILQGRVYSPPYKVSAVGDPAALRKALAASPALQNYQLYVNAYGLGWKVDEHKTLTLPGYSGTVDLHYAKPVGPSSATSTP, encoded by the coding sequence TTGAGCAATTCCGACGACTCCTCCGCGGGTCCCCGTCGCCGGCTGCGACCGGTCCGGTTGCTGACGGCCGCCGTTTTCGCCCTGGCAGGCCTGATTTTCGTCACCAGCTTCAACACGTCCAAGGGTACGAACATCCGGACGGACGCGTCGCTGCTGAAGCTTTCCGACCTGATCCACGAGCGCAGCCAGAACAACGCCCAGCTGGAGCAGAGCACCGCGGTCGCGCGCGGCCGGGTGGACGCCCTCGCCGACCGCGGCGACAGCAGCACCAAGGCCGAGGACGCCAAGCTGGCCGCCCTGCGCACCGCGTCCGGCACCGAGGAGCTCACCGGCAAGGGCCTGACCGTCACCCTCAACGACGCGCCGCCGGGCGCCACCGCCCGCATCCCCAACGTGCCCGAGCCGCAGCCCAACGACCTGGTGATCCACCAGCAGGACCTGCAGGCCGTGGTGAACGCCCTCTGGCAGGGCGGCGCCGAGGGCATCCAGGTCATGGACCAGCGCCTCATCGCCACCAGCGCGGTGCGCTGCGTCGGCAACACCCTGATCCTCCAGGGCCGCGTGTACTCGCCTCCGTACAAGGTGTCGGCGGTCGGCGACCCGGCGGCGCTGCGCAAGGCCCTGGCGGCCTCTCCGGCGCTCCAGAACTACCAGCTGTACGTGAACGCCTACGGGCTCGGCTGGAAAGTGGACGAGCACAAGACGCTGACACTGCCGGGCTACTCCGGCACAGTGGACCTCCACTATGCGAAGCCGGTTGGCCCCTCGTCCGCGACGAGTACGCCCTGA
- a CDS encoding peptidylprolyl isomerase has protein sequence MAEKLYATLKTNHGDIEIELLENFAPKTVRNFVELATGAREWTRPTDGQKTTDPLYDGTVFHRVISGFMIQGGDPLGNGTGGPGYQFADEFHPDLAFTKPYLLAMANAGPGTNGSQFFITVAPTAWLTRKHTIFGEVTDKASQKIVDEIAGGRTNPRTERPLDDVIIQSVVIEKRGA, from the coding sequence GTGGCCGAGAAGCTCTACGCCACCCTGAAGACCAATCACGGCGACATCGAGATCGAGCTGCTGGAGAACTTCGCGCCGAAGACGGTCCGCAATTTCGTGGAGCTGGCCACCGGCGCCCGGGAGTGGACGCGTCCCACCGACGGCCAGAAGACCACGGATCCGCTGTACGACGGCACCGTCTTCCACCGGGTCATCTCCGGGTTCATGATCCAGGGCGGCGACCCGCTCGGGAACGGCACCGGCGGCCCGGGCTACCAGTTCGCCGACGAGTTCCACCCCGACCTGGCGTTCACCAAGCCGTACCTGCTCGCGATGGCCAACGCCGGCCCGGGCACCAACGGCTCGCAGTTCTTCATCACCGTCGCGCCGACCGCCTGGCTGACCCGCAAGCACACCATCTTCGGCGAGGTCACCGACAAGGCCAGCCAGAAGATCGTCGACGAGATCGCCGGCGGCCGGACGAACCCGCGCACCGAGCGGCCCCTGGACGACGTGATCATCCAGTCCGTCGTCATCGAGAAGCGCGGCGCCTAG
- a CDS encoding DUF5324 family protein: MTRKDSARLAAESARDTVKHAAEVVAPYAESARGAAVQYAQEANERLAPLVSHAAAEASRHARTTYDTHLHPRMQAARAHVPPHVDRAATKAVHETRRAARQAAEYTQPRIESAIAAAQPMAEEAASRSVAAMAALRGQVSAEEVRRLVRRQERRARLGRLCKGVAVIGLVAGGAYLAWRWWDQQSNPDWLVEPPAATELSAQDAEPASFDDELAEKEREARTSTDDK; the protein is encoded by the coding sequence GTGACCCGCAAGGACAGCGCGCGCCTGGCCGCCGAAAGCGCCAGGGACACCGTGAAACACGCCGCGGAAGTGGTGGCGCCGTACGCGGAAAGCGCCAGGGGCGCGGCTGTGCAGTACGCGCAGGAGGCGAACGAGCGGCTGGCGCCGCTGGTGTCGCACGCGGCCGCGGAAGCCTCGCGACACGCGCGTACGACGTACGACACCCATCTGCACCCCCGGATGCAGGCCGCCCGCGCGCACGTGCCGCCGCACGTGGACCGGGCGGCGACGAAGGCGGTCCACGAGACCCGCCGGGCTGCCAGGCAGGCGGCCGAGTACACCCAGCCGCGCATCGAGAGCGCGATCGCCGCGGCCCAGCCGATGGCCGAGGAGGCCGCGTCGCGGTCGGTGGCGGCCATGGCGGCGCTGCGCGGCCAGGTGTCGGCCGAAGAGGTACGACGGCTGGTGCGGCGCCAGGAACGGCGGGCGCGCCTGGGCCGGCTCTGCAAGGGCGTGGCCGTGATCGGCCTGGTGGCGGGCGGCGCCTACCTCGCGTGGCGGTGGTGGGACCAGCAGTCGAACCCGGACTGGCTGGTCGAGCCGCCCGCGGCGACGGAGCTGTCGGCGCAGGACGCGGAGCCGGCGAGCTTCGACGACGAACTGGCGGAGAAGGAACGCGAGGCGCGCACGTCCACGGACGACAAGTAG
- a CDS encoding class E sortase, giving the protein MRSRLAPRPRRVRPDAVLRLVVRTFSEACLTVGTVIVLFVAYVLLWTGVKADRAMAGEMAGLRDSWSAVERAGNPAPAPEAPAGYPAGRAFAEMYIPRFGPDWNKPVLEGTGTELLKKGLGHYAGTARLGGTGNFSVAGHRRTYGDPFKDFPELRPGDAVILKDATSWYTYTVRAAPLRVLPTETAVVDPVPRRSPFTGPGRYLTLTTCEPEWGHSHRLVVWAELTATRPVSQGGPEGLRS; this is encoded by the coding sequence ATGCGAAGCCGGTTGGCCCCTCGTCCGCGACGAGTACGCCCTGACGCCGTACTGCGCCTGGTGGTACGGACGTTCAGCGAGGCGTGCCTGACCGTCGGCACGGTGATCGTGCTGTTCGTGGCCTACGTACTGCTGTGGACCGGGGTCAAGGCCGACCGGGCCATGGCCGGGGAGATGGCCGGGCTGCGCGACAGCTGGTCGGCGGTGGAGCGCGCAGGGAACCCCGCACCGGCGCCTGAGGCACCCGCCGGGTATCCGGCGGGGCGGGCCTTCGCCGAGATGTACATCCCGCGCTTCGGCCCCGACTGGAACAAGCCGGTGCTGGAGGGCACGGGCACCGAGCTGCTGAAGAAGGGCCTCGGCCACTACGCGGGCACGGCCCGCCTGGGCGGCACCGGGAACTTCTCCGTGGCGGGCCACCGCCGGACGTACGGGGACCCCTTCAAGGACTTCCCCGAGCTGCGCCCGGGGGACGCCGTGATCCTCAAGGACGCGACGAGCTGGTACACGTACACCGTCCGCGCCGCCCCGCTGCGCGTGCTGCCGACCGAGACCGCGGTGGTCGACCCCGTCCCGCGCCGGTCGCCGTTCACGGGCCCCGGCCGGTACCTGACGCTGACGACCTGCGAACCGGAATGGGGGCACAGCCACCGGCTCGTCGTCTGGGCGGAGCTGACCGCGACCCGGCCCGTCTCCCAGGGCGGACCGGAGGGATTGCGCAGCTGA
- the pknB gene encoding Stk1 family PASTA domain-containing Ser/Thr kinase produces the protein MEEPRRLGGRYELSHVLGRGGMAEVYLGHDTRLGRTVAVKTLRADLARDPSFQARFRREAQSAASLNHPAIVAVYDTGEDYVDNISIPYIVMEYVDGSTLRELLHSGRKLLPERTLEMTIGILQALEYSHRAGIVHRDIKPANVMLTRTGQVKVMDFGIARAMGDSGMTMTQTAAVIGTAQYLSPEQAKGEQVDARSDLYSAGCLLYELLSVRPPFVGDSPVAVAYQHVREEPQPPSNFDPEITPEMDAIVLKALVKDPDYRYQSADEMRADIEACLDGQPVAATASMGAAGYGYPDQNSGYGHQGYDQPTTALRTADSGGQTSMLPPMSPGDGGYGYGDQGGHGGYDQGHGRRQKKSRASTILLVLAGVLVLVGAILIGRSLFNEKADNRPAVPKLVGETLENAQRDANNVGLKVVKEADAPCDDQPKGKICSQDQAPDTKVDKGSTIKVKVSSGAPKVSVIDVLNMTYENAEKALKEKGFQVDRKTQESERSAGTVLDQDPKAGSEAEKNSVITLTVAKEVSKTQVPDLTGKTKEDAAKALQAVNLKLGSTTEADAPAGTAPKTVFQQQFPPGEQLKPGSSVNITVAKAAATTTDVPNLAGKTVAQARGILAGKGLTFGAVVGGPGDENARVVLSDPPAGQQVPPGTVINVTTIAGNGQQDGGGNGFFGGLTGGGRR, from the coding sequence ATGGAAGAGCCGCGTCGCCTCGGCGGCCGGTACGAGCTGAGCCACGTGCTCGGCCGCGGTGGCATGGCCGAGGTCTACCTCGGTCACGACACCCGGCTCGGCCGTACCGTCGCCGTCAAGACCCTGCGCGCCGATCTCGCCCGCGATCCGTCCTTCCAGGCCCGGTTCCGGCGCGAGGCCCAGTCGGCCGCGTCGCTCAACCACCCGGCGATCGTCGCGGTCTACGACACCGGCGAGGACTACGTCGACAACATCTCCATCCCGTACATCGTGATGGAGTACGTCGACGGCTCCACCCTGCGTGAACTCCTGCACTCGGGCCGCAAGCTGCTGCCCGAGCGCACCCTGGAGATGACCATCGGCATCCTCCAGGCCCTGGAGTACTCGCACCGCGCCGGCATCGTCCACCGTGACATCAAGCCGGCGAACGTGATGCTCACCCGCACCGGCCAGGTCAAGGTCATGGACTTCGGCATCGCCCGCGCGATGGGCGACTCCGGCATGACCATGACCCAGACCGCCGCCGTCATCGGCACCGCCCAGTACCTCTCCCCGGAGCAGGCCAAGGGCGAGCAGGTCGACGCGCGGTCCGACCTCTACTCCGCCGGCTGCCTGCTCTACGAGCTCCTCAGCGTCCGGCCGCCGTTCGTCGGCGACTCCCCGGTGGCCGTGGCCTACCAGCACGTACGGGAAGAACCGCAGCCCCCGTCGAACTTCGACCCCGAGATCACGCCCGAGATGGACGCGATCGTGTTGAAGGCACTGGTCAAGGACCCCGACTACCGCTACCAGTCCGCCGACGAGATGCGCGCCGACATCGAGGCCTGCCTCGACGGCCAGCCCGTCGCCGCCACCGCCTCCATGGGCGCCGCCGGATACGGCTACCCCGACCAGAACAGCGGCTACGGGCACCAGGGTTACGACCAGCCCACCACCGCCCTGCGCACCGCCGACTCCGGCGGCCAGACGTCCATGCTCCCGCCGATGTCCCCGGGTGACGGCGGCTACGGCTACGGCGACCAGGGCGGTCACGGCGGCTACGACCAGGGCCACGGCCGCCGCCAGAAGAAGAGCCGCGCCTCGACGATCCTGCTGGTCCTCGCCGGCGTGCTCGTCCTGGTCGGCGCCATCCTGATCGGCCGCTCCCTCTTCAACGAGAAGGCCGACAACCGGCCCGCCGTGCCCAAGCTGGTCGGCGAGACGCTGGAGAACGCTCAGAGGGACGCCAACAACGTCGGCCTCAAGGTGGTGAAGGAAGCCGACGCACCCTGCGACGACCAGCCCAAGGGCAAGATCTGCTCGCAGGACCAGGCGCCGGACACCAAGGTCGACAAGGGCTCCACGATCAAGGTGAAGGTCTCCTCGGGCGCCCCCAAGGTGTCGGTGATCGACGTCCTGAACATGACGTACGAGAACGCCGAGAAGGCCCTCAAGGAGAAGGGCTTCCAGGTCGATCGCAAGACCCAGGAGTCCGAGCGCTCTGCGGGTACGGTCCTCGACCAGGACCCCAAGGCGGGCAGCGAGGCCGAGAAGAACTCGGTGATCACGCTGACCGTCGCCAAGGAGGTCTCCAAGACCCAGGTGCCCGACCTCACCGGCAAGACCAAGGAGGACGCCGCCAAGGCGCTCCAGGCGGTGAACCTGAAGCTCGGCAGCACCACCGAGGCCGACGCGCCCGCCGGAACGGCGCCGAAGACGGTCTTCCAGCAGCAGTTCCCGCCCGGCGAGCAGCTCAAGCCGGGCAGCTCGGTCAACATCACGGTCGCCAAGGCCGCGGCGACGACGACCGACGTCCCGAACCTGGCCGGCAAGACGGTGGCCCAGGCGCGGGGCATCCTGGCCGGCAAGGGCCTGACCTTCGGCGCGGTCGTCGGGGGCCCTGGCGACGAGAACGCCAGGGTCGTCCTCTCCGACCCGCCGGCCGGCCAGCAGGTCCCGCCGGGCACGGTGATCAACGTGACCACCATCGCCGGCAACGGCCAGCAGGACGGCGGCGGCAACGGCTTCTTCGGCGGCCTCACCGGCGGCGGCCGCCGCTAG